A region of Theileria annulata chromosome 2, complete sequence, *** SEQUENCING IN PROGRESS *** DNA encodes the following proteins:
- a CDS encoding uncharacterized protein (chr2.C.cand.370 - hypothetical protein, conserved, pfl1655C) has product MEVLFTQYEDSPIIYDDVVDPQPHLDYVSRKTNAHLIVSNLIKYGINLRVSEDILQHLSDKIISESPTFYSIQFDEDVYVDSRVWNHLILSLYNTKLSSIETEQIDSIINEITTSELYIAQNKFIESVNNKFPYLLENNFGNKFNSNGVYVYNSFKDVPKVYYSTKKQKFLSSFSREDYEKETHGDPIDQICSIRYQLLLERCRGYNFNEWIGIESHSYLMAVTVDSVSFSSEGVQLLIGNLSKSKYGDLCIQGSLVELKIKIAPECKISTGIYCYGQVVIVYGVMISLENVFEVRGLTHPPLTPKDDVSHLNLFGGHHNPMDLVTFRELPNMLSIKNMYFNWFVITDLHLDKTDNINQIELLFNSLMDNYSKHQLPVGFIFMGNFNSSEYNFDYYRNWTDTFELKSTTNSFESYSAGFEALFKVLTKPKFIMILASTSLPSCYLVFVPGPKDATLCRQRVPRNPLLSFATNRFKERLESSRPESKGRVIMATNPCRIRHWGRKMIFFRHDIMSHLILDSIITTSNYSNSCQDLSDMLVETIVGQSHLLPNKPGLSTVLNHDSSLLLHSLPDLICLGDSSSPAFVKTHGIKGKCTIANCESNSDTFKNVISYDSITNKINVIPVYSF; this is encoded by the exons atGGAAGTGCTATTCACTCAATATGAAGACTCTCCAATAATATACGATGACGTTGTCGATCCTCAACCTCATCTCGACTACGTTTCGAGGAAGACAAACGCACATTTAATCgtttcaaatttaattaagTATGGAATTAATTTGCGAGTTTCTGAAGACATTTTGCAGCATCTATCTGATAAAATCATTTCAGAATCACCAACCTTTTATTcaa TCCAATTTGATGAAGATGTGTATGTGGATTCCAGAGTATGGAATCACTTGATTTTGAGCCTTTATAACACAAAGTTGTCTTCGATAGAAACTGAACAAATTGACTCAATAATCAACGAAATTACGACTTCTGAATTGTATATCGCACAAAATAAGTTTATTGAATCGGTTAATAACAAATTCCCCTACCTTCTCGAAAATAATTTCGGGAACAAGTTTAATAGTAACGGAGTATACGTATATAATTCGTTTAAGGATGTTCCAAAAGTGTATTACTCGACAAAGAAGCAG AAATTTCTTTCTTCATTCAGTAGAGAAGATTATGAAAAGGAAACCCATGGAGATCCCATAGATCAAATATGCTCAATACGTTATCAGCTGCTACTGGAA AGGTGTCGTggatataattttaatgaatgGATTGGAATTGAATCACACTCTTATCTTATGGCAGTTACGGTCGATTCAGTATCTTTCAGTTCTGAAG GCGTTCAATTGTTGATTGGAAACTTGTCGAAATCTAAATATGGTGATCTTTGTATTCAAGGTTCACTAGTTgagttaaaaataaaaatcgCACCTGAA TGCAAGATAAGTACGGGAATATACTGTTATGGGCAAGTGGTGATAGTATATGGAGTAATGATATCATTGGAG AACGTATTTGAAGTAAGGGGCTTGACACATCCTCCACTCACACCTAAAGATGACGTTTCTCACCTAAACTTGTTTGGTGGACATCACAATCCAATGGATCtg GTTACTTTTCGTGAATTGCCGAATATGCTATCCATAAAGAATATGTACTTTAATTGGTTTGTGATTACCGACCTACACCTTGACAAGActgataatattaatcaaattGAACTCCTTTTCAATT CTTTGATGGATAATTATTCTAAACATCAGCTACCAGTTGGGTTCATATTTATGGGCAATTTTAACTCATCCGAATATAACTTCGATTATTATCGCAACTGGACAGACACATTTGAACTCAAATCCACTACAAACTCATTTGAATCATACTCTGCAGGGTTCGAAGCACTTTTCAAAGTACTCACTAAACCCAAGTTTATCATGATCCTGGCGAGTACATCTTTACCca GCTGTTACCTGGTTTTTGTTCCTGGACCTAAGGATGCTACTTTATGCCGAC AACGAGTTCCAAGGAACCCTCTGCTGAGTTTCGCCACTAACCGTTTCAAAG AGAGGTTGGAAAGTTCTAGACCAGAGTCTAAAGGTCGAGTTATAATGGCCACTAACCCTTGTAGAATAAGACATTGGGGCAGAAAGATGATCTTTTTCAGACATGATATCATGAGTCACCTTATTCTGGACTCAATCATTACAACTTCCAACTATTCAAACAGCTGTCAAGATCTCTCAGATATG ttGGTCGAGACAATAGTTGGACAAAGTCATCTATTACCTAATAAACCTGGGCTATCAACTGTATTAAATCATGATTCTAGTTTACTATTACACTCTTTGCCAGATCTG ATATGTTTGGGCGATTCAAGTTCACCCGCATTTGTTAAAACTCATGGAATTAAGGGTAAATGTACAATAGCTAACTGTG AGAGCAATAGTGacacatttaaaaatgtaatttcATACGACTCAATCACAAACAAGATCAATGTCATTCCAgtatat